The Actinomycetota bacterium genome contains the following window.
CCGTCAGATCGACGAGCCCACCTTGCAGGCCATCGCGAAGATGACTGGCGGGGAGTACTTCAAGGCGCAAGATGCCGAGCAGCTGCTGGAGGTCTTCAGCCAACTGCCAAGCCGCGTGGTGACACAGACCCAGGACGTCGAACTCAGCGTGTTCTTTGCAATCCTCGCAGCGCTGCTGGCCGCTGCGGCCATCGTGCTGTCATTGCGCTGGAGCCGCTTCGGCTGAGGTGACTACCGAGGGTAGGTCGAAGTCTCGAGCTTGCGACCGCGCACGTATGTCTTGGTGAGTGCCTTCTCACGCGCCATCATCAGCAAGGTGAACAGCAGCGCATCACGGTCACTCTCAGGGTCCGTGTGACGCCGGCGGTGACGCAGGGACTGGTCGTACATATCCCAAGCCGATGGATCCAGCACCACAAAATCGGCTTCCTTGCCGGCGTCGAAGTTGCCGATGCGGTCTTCAAGATCCAATGCCCGCGCACCCGCAAGAGTTCCGGCAAAGAGCATCTCGGCTGGATGCAGAGAAACAGACTCGTCCACTGACGGTGCCGGATCGATGCCGACGATGGAACGCTCGGAGATGTGCTGCTTGAAGGCCGCGTTCAGGATCTGCGGCATGAACCACTCGTCACCGCCTCCAATGTCACTACCCATCGAAATGTTCACTCCCGATGCCACCGTGCGCGTCCACGGCATCGTGCCTGAACCCAGGAACAACTGCGAGACGGGACAGTGCGAGATCGAAGTGCGCGTAGCTGCCATCCGCGCAAGCTCAGAGTCAGTGCAGTGCACGGCATGGGCCATCACGCTTCGCGGGCCAAGGAAGCTCTTGCCGCCAACAGCAGATCCGGGCAGCCACTTGCCGTCGTAGGTGTCCAGGTAGTTGTCGACTGCATAGTGAGCCTTGACCGCGTCGATCTCGCCATCACCTGGGCGGGCGTTCTCGCTGAGGTGCGAGGTGAAGTAGACGCCGCGACCGCGGTACTCGTCATACAACTCCCCCAGATTGAGCAGGGTCTCGCGGGTGACCGACAGACTGAAGCGCGGTACGACGGCAACGAACTGCAAGGCGTGCTTGCGTTCTTCGTCATCCAGCGGATGCCACTTCTCGATCTCGGCCCGAGTCAACGCGATCGCATCCGCCTCAGAGACGAGCAGCGCAGCAGCTGACGCTGGCCCCACAGTTTGAATGCCACGGCCCGAGACCAGGCGAAGCCCGCGCTCGCGCGCGACTGAGAACAGCGAATCCTGCGCGTGCGCAAATGCCGAACCGAAGATCAGCCCCATCGTGGTGCCGGCAGTGATCATCCGATCGCACCACTCAACAGCGGCCTGATGGGCAAACTCCGGATCCGCCAGCCGAGACTCGGCTGGGAAGATGCATTCGTTCAACCACTCCAGCAGCTGCCCGCCGCCATAGGAGTCAGCGCTCCATACCTGCGGAAAGTGCATATGCGTGTCGATAAACCCCGGCAGCAGGAAGCAGTCCTTGTGATGCTCAACCGCAACACCAAGGAACTGCGCAGGCAATTCCGAGAATGAGCCGCACCAGGCAATCACTCCGGCGTCATCAACGACGAGTGCCCCATCCTCGAAATGCTCAAGTTGTCGCACAGCGGACGTCACCAAGGCCTGCCCAGCAACATGGAAGATCTGTCCGCGATGCACAGCAGTCATGCCACTCCTCGCCTCAGAATCGACAGTCTCGGTTGCCACTGATCCCAACAAGGGTTGCAGGCAGCTTGGTGCCGCACAGCGTGGCCCATTTCCATGGGGTCTGGTCGGTCTCGTCAGTGATCCACTTGGACTTGCTCATGTCGGCGCCAGTCAGGTCGGCCATGAACAGCGAAGGGTTGAGCTGGGTGGCATCAACGGAGTCCAACTTCGCATTGAGAAAGTCGATAAATGCCATGTCCTGATGAATGAAGGTCGCGTTGCTGAAGATCGCCCCGCGCAATGATGCGGCAGTGAATGGCGTGTCGCTGATCTTGGCATTGCTGAAGTCAGCGCCATCAAGATTGCGCGCCCAGAACTTGCTGCCATTGAGGTAGCCGCCACTCAGCTTCAGCTTGGGCGCCCACGCGTTGAACAGTCCGACATTGGCAAAGTACGCACCAGAAGCATCGAGACTGCCCAGGCGTGCGCCGTCGAGAGTCAGCGCTGCAACTGAGCTCTTGCGCATCGTGGCGCCTGTGAGATCCACCAACTGCATGAACCTGCCGTTCAGCGCAACGGAGTCAAGCATCGCTCCTGACAGGTCGCAGTAGTCGAGGGCGTCGACAGCATCTGCCGTGAGCGCGACGCGAGAGCAGTCGTACTTGCCCACTTGCCCCAACCCTGGACCTTTCTGCAATACATCAACGGTGACGAAGCTGCGTCGAGTCTTCTGCCCGGTCGTAGCCGTCTCATGCTGAGTGGCGGTCAGCACCACGCGATTGCCTTTGTTCATCGCGGCGCGTAGCCCGGAATCTGAGATCGTGACGGCGTACTTCGTCGTCTTGGTGATGCCTTCGTACGTCTGCTTGTCGAGCACCGTGGCGATGCCACTTGTGCCATCCACGGCAATCAGGCGCAGGTCGCCAGTATCCATGCCCGAGACCGCCGCATCACTGTCCCAGGTGATGAGCGCGGAGACCGTAGTGCTCTTGTCACCGACAACGAGGCTGTCCTGATCGATGTTCACATAGGGATCGACCTGACCGGCATCGGGCTTGGGAAAGGGCTGGTGGCCCTTCTCAACTGTGCTGCGGCAGTCACGCGAACGGTCCAGTTGCGAGCCATCGGGCAGTGCCGTGCGGCATAGCAATGTCAAGGTCAGTTGGTCATCGCGCAGCGTGGATCCAGTCAGTGTTGCATCCTGGAAGTCGGCGAAGTCCAGCTTGGACTCCCCGAACTTGATGCCCGTGAGATCAGCCTGTCGGAAGTTCGCTCCGCGCCCGATGGTCTGCCATGTTGCGCCCTGCAATTTGGCGCTATCAAGGCGTGCCCGCTCGATGGAGATGCCAAGGAACACCGATTCGCGGAAGTCCGAGCCAGTGAACTTGGTGCGATAGAAGTTGCCGCCTGAATCCTCGCCCTTGGCATCGCTGGTCGCGCCAACCGCCGTGATCTCCACGGCATCGGCGCCAGCAAGCGAGAGATTGTCGAGCTTGGCCTTGGTGAGGTCTATGCCATTTATCCGTCCACCCGCAAGGCTCACTCCACTGAAGTCAGCGCCCACGCCTGTCGCGCCCGTCAGGTCAGCGCGCATCAGGCAAGTGGCCTCGCCGCCGCCCTTGCAGTCATGGCTGTTCTCGTCGTGGATCGAGACCAGAGCACTGTCAAAGTGGGCGCCAACAAGATCACAATGCGTGAGCATGGCCCCGGGAACGACGGGAATTGCCGAACAGTCGCGCCGGCCGATATTCGGCTGGGGCGACCCGAATGGCTGCACTTCAGCAACTGTCACGTAGGTGCGATCGGAGCGAGCTTGACTGTTGGCTCGAGCGTGCTGACTCGCGGTCAGGACCACGCGATTGCCGCGGTGCATCGCCGCCATCAGGTCCTTGGCGACCTTGATCGTCACCTTGCTGGAGGACTGTTGTGAGATGTCAAAGCTCTGCTTGCCGAGCAGAGTCGGCAGATGGCCCTGCTCGCTCACTGCAACCAGGCGCACATCACCTTTGGCCATCACGAACGTGTCAATAGCCTCGGCATTCCAGCGCACTTGGGCGGTGACCAATGCACCATCGCCAGAGTCGCTGACCTTGACATTGCTGATGCGCACCAGAGACTCCGCGGGCAGCGATGATGCTGCGGGAATGACTGAGACAGCGGAAACTATGAGCGTTGTGAGCGCTATGCTCCCGAGCAACCAACGGCGCAGCAATAACGAGCGTCCTACGCAGGAGCGGGTCACTTAAACATGTTACCTACCCTCAAGCGCAAGAGCAGCCTCCGCGAAATCACGGCGCTCGCAGGCCTTGGCCTACTGATCTCACTGCTGCCGTTCATCACCCCGGCCCAAGCGATCACTGCGCAGCCAGTTGAAGTGCCAAGTGGCTGGTCTTGGGAGGACTACGGACCAGAGCTGAAGGCTGTCTCATGCGCGCAACCTGGCACGTGCGTGGCCGTTGGCCAAGGTGGAGCCGTGCTGCGTTCCCCGAACACTGCACAGGTGCCGTTGGCCTGGACCTTTGTTGCACTGAAGAAGGACCCGGCCCATCCCGCCAACCCCGTTGATCTGACCGGTGTCACCTGCTCAAGCTCGAGCTGCCTTGCCATCTCAAGACCATTGAACCCCAATGCTACATACGGCTCCTGGGTTTACCGGAGCACCGACGCGGGCGTGAACTGGACAGCTGTGGTGCAGCTGCCACAAGTGGGTGCCATCAAGACCAATCTGGCATCGGCCGTTGCCTGCTCGCCAGACAAGACGGCAACTGCGGACAACCGCAATTGCTACGCCGTAGGAACGGCCGGCGGCATCTGGCGCTCGACTGACGACGGCCGCACCTGGGCTGGCGTAGCCGTGCCAACGACAGCATCAACTGCGAGCTTCAGCTCGGTGGCCTGTGCCAGTTCAACTGCGTGCGTGGCCGCCGGTGGCGCGGACCTGCCGTCCAGCGCTCTGATCAGCGGCAGCACGGTGACGATGCTGAGCACTCCTGCAGGTATCAACCAGACCTTCGCAGCTGTGGCTTGCGACAACCCCTCGCGCTGCCTGGCAACTGGCGGTCAGGGCGATTACACGATTTTGAACATCGACGCTTCCCCCGCCTGGAGCCCGGCGCTGAAGTTCCGCAAGGCTCCGCTGCCGCCGGTGGCGAAGATGGTCTCGGTTGCCTGCCCGGTCGCGAACTACTGCGTGGGTATCAATGGCGACGGAAACGTCCTGCAGACAAGTGCACTTGGAGCTGCGGGCAACACCTGGCTGATGCGACCCGTGCAGCCGAGCATCGCCACCCTCACCTGCACAGGCAGTTATTGCGTTGGCGTCGGCAAGATGGCCGCCTGGTACACCAGCATCAACTCCGGTGCCGACTTCGGTCGAGTGAACGAGGTTGCCAAGTTCGACCTCGCTGTCTGCTCTGCTGCCCTCAGCCCAACGTGCATCGCCGGTGGCGAGATGAACATGGGCCGCTCGATCACGGGCGGCACCCTGTGGACTCTGCCGATAGCCGATCGAGGCGCGCTCAACACCAAGGAGATTCGCTGCCAGTCGTCCCTGTCTTGTCAGATCTTCGGACAGACCGAGACTCTGGTGACCGAGGACATGAA
Protein-coding sequences here:
- a CDS encoding pentapeptide repeat-containing protein; translated protein: MTRSCVGRSLLLRRWLLGSIALTTLIVSAVSVIPAASSLPAESLVRISNVKVSDSGDGALVTAQVRWNAEAIDTFVMAKGDVRLVAVSEQGHLPTLLGKQSFDISQQSSSKVTIKVAKDLMAAMHRGNRVVLTASQHARANSQARSDRTYVTVAEVQPFGSPQPNIGRRDCSAIPVVPGAMLTHCDLVGAHFDSALVSIHDENSHDCKGGGEATCLMRADLTGATGVGADFSGVSLAGGRINGIDLTKAKLDNLSLAGADAVEITAVGATSDAKGEDSGGNFYRTKFTGSDFRESVFLGISIERARLDSAKLQGATWQTIGRGANFRQADLTGIKFGESKLDFADFQDATLTGSTLRDDQLTLTLLCRTALPDGSQLDRSRDCRSTVEKGHQPFPKPDAGQVDPYVNIDQDSLVVGDKSTTVSALITWDSDAAVSGMDTGDLRLIAVDGTSGIATVLDKQTYEGITKTTKYAVTISDSGLRAAMNKGNRVVLTATQHETATTGQKTRRSFVTVDVLQKGPGLGQVGKYDCSRVALTADAVDALDYCDLSGAMLDSVALNGRFMQLVDLTGATMRKSSVAALTLDGARLGSLDASGAYFANVGLFNAWAPKLKLSGGYLNGSKFWARNLDGADFSNAKISDTPFTAASLRGAIFSNATFIHQDMAFIDFLNAKLDSVDATQLNPSLFMADLTGADMSKSKWITDETDQTPWKWATLCGTKLPATLVGISGNRDCRF
- a CDS encoding guanine deaminase — its product is MTAVHRGQIFHVAGQALVTSAVRQLEHFEDGALVVDDAGVIAWCGSFSELPAQFLGVAVEHHKDCFLLPGFIDTHMHFPQVWSADSYGGGQLLEWLNECIFPAESRLADPEFAHQAAVEWCDRMITAGTTMGLIFGSAFAHAQDSLFSVARERGLRLVSGRGIQTVGPASAAALLVSEADAIALTRAEIEKWHPLDDEERKHALQFVAVVPRFSLSVTRETLLNLGELYDEYRGRGVYFTSHLSENARPGDGEIDAVKAHYAVDNYLDTYDGKWLPGSAVGGKSFLGPRSVMAHAVHCTDSELARMAATRTSISHCPVSQLFLGSGTMPWTRTVASGVNISMGSDIGGGDEWFMPQILNAAFKQHISERSIVGIDPAPSVDESVSLHPAEMLFAGTLAGARALDLEDRIGNFDAGKEADFVVLDPSAWDMYDQSLRHRRRHTDPESDRDALLFTLLMMAREKALTKTYVRGRKLETSTYPR